The genomic DNA CCGAATTTTTACAACTTGTTGACCGACCGAGCACTCCGCTGAATGAACTGGCATTGCTGATTGAGAAGGATTCAGAAATTGCCACCAGCGTTCTGCGGATTGTGAATGGTTCACAAATGATGCTGCGAGAGCGGGTCTCGTCGATTTCGCGCGCTATCGGAATACTTGGTCTTCAACGCTGTAAAATGCTTGTCATGAGCGCAGCCATTCAAGCCTCGATGAGCAAATGTTCGGGCTCGCACAAGCAGATGAGAAACCTGCTTTTAGAGTCTCAGGAACGTGCGTTATACGCTCGGCGAGTCTGTGGAATGACGGGCGGTGATCCAGAAGTGGCCTACATTTCTGCCCTGCTGCAAGATCTATTGCTTCCACATTTAATGGAAGCTCATTCCGAACTCTACGAGACCTACCGCCCCGAGAAAAACAGGCTCGTTGAACTTGAGAACGGCCAACTCAATGGTGATCACTCAATCTTCACGGCTGCGTTGCTTTCACAATGGAACTTCGCTGACGGTGTCGTCGCAAGTGTGGTGATGCACCATTCACATGATGAAATCTTGCGAAACGAATTACTTGTTCGCTCGGAAATTGGAGCTGTGGCAGTGAGCGGATTGCTACCCGGAACGTTTCAACAGGAACCAAAAGGGATATCGCTTTTAATGGAGTATCAAAAGCAAATCCCTGAATTTGATTTCTTGCAGGCCGCTGCAGACGTGGATGAAGAGTTGACTACGTTGATCGGAACATCGCCTATGAGAACAACACTCGGCGACCGCCTGAGTCGACTCGCCTGTGCCGCCATCCAAGAGAATCAGGAACAGGTGAGCTGGGTTGAGCGAACTCTTGGTAGCTATACGTTAGAAGAGAAGATCGGACAGGGAGGAGTCGGCGTCGTTTATCGCGCACGGCATTCCATGTTACGGCGACCGGCAGCTGTGAAGATGTTGAAGACCGCAACATTGAGCCAGCAGGTTCTGGAGCGTTTTGAAGTCGAAGCACACATCACCAGCGAGCTTTCAAGTCCGCACACAGTTCAAGTGTATGACTACGGAATGACGTCCGATGGAACGCTGTACTATGTGATGGAATATCTGAAAGGGATGAGCTTGAGCGAGCTCGTTGCGAATTACGGTCCCCTGCCGGAAGATCGCGTCATTCATCTTCTCTGTCAGGTTTGCGGCTCGTTGGCAGAAGCTCATTCAAAAGGGTTAGTTCATCGTGACATCAAAGCAGAAAATATTGCTTTGACAGTCTGTGGCGGAGCCCATGATTTTGTGAAAGTTCTCGACTTTGGACTGGTTGCAGTGAAAGATGAAATTCCTGATTTACCTGACTCTTGCAAGATTATGGGGACGCCTGCGTATATGGCTCCCGAAGCAATCCAGGCTCCCGATCTCGTTGACGAACGAACGGATCTCTACGCATTGGGAGCCGTCGCCTATTTCTGCATCACCGGAAAGTTGCTGTTCGAAAATCTGACGTTGCCTCAACTTCTTCGTGCACAAGTCGCTGAGACTCCAAAGTTCGGGGAGATGCCCTGCTCTGATGAGTTTCGAGCAATTATTCAAAGCTGCCTTCAAAAAAAATCGGCAGATCGCCCACAAGGAGTGATGGAACTGGCGAGCCAACTCGGCCGGTGCCAGGCTGCAAACTCATGGTCGTTTGAAGAGGCTCAACAATGGTGGAAAGAGCATGTAGACAGTTCTCGAAAGAATGCGTCCCATGTTTTGATTCCGAGTCTTGAAACGCAACTGGCTCCGACCAAGGATCAAGACGAAACTGTGATCTTCAGTGACTGATCATCTTTCGCGATCAGGTTGGATTGCGAGTCGGTCGTTTTACCCGAGACTGGGAACTGCGGGTTATCTCTTCTGGCACTTGGGGCAGTAGAAAGTAGAACGTTGAGCCTGAACGATTCGCCGAATTGATGAGGTCTCACAAGTTTTGCATGGCTCTCCTTCCTTCGCGTACACACAATGTTTGTTCTGGTACGATCCATTCTGATTCAGAGCATTTCGATAAGTCCCATCGTTCAGCGTTGAGCCTTCATACTGAATGGCTTCGTGAAGAATACGATTCATCGCTTTGTGAATCCGGTCAACTCGCTGACGCGAAAGCTTTGCAGCTTCTGTTTTCGGAGAGATCCTGGCTTCGTGAAGAATTTCGCTGGCATAAAGGTTCCCAACACCCGCAACCAGCTTTTGGTCCAGCAACGCAACTTTGATTGCTCGCTTCGTTTCTTTCAGACGTGCCAACAGTTCGTCGACAGAGATCTCCAAAGCATCCGGACCAAGAACGTGTTCTCCAAGGGCAACGTCAAATTCCTGATGCGACATCAATCGCAATGTTCCGAGACCTCGCCGGTCCCAAATCCAGACAGACTGCTTTTGCTTTCCGCGAGAGAGACAAAACTCGAACCTCAAATGTTCGAGGCTCGGCGGGTCGGACAGCAGTGCCAAACCGGTCATTCGAGGTTCAAAGACTATGACGTCCTCTTTGAACCGAATGACGATCCGTTTTGCCTTTCGCTCCACAGCCTCGACTTTCTGTCCGCGAACACGCTGTGTGAATTCATTAAGAGCTGGAGTGACGCTGAGCGGTTTTTTTGTACAGGGACAGGCCCGCAACTCTACGAGCTTGTAGCCTTGCATCGCGGGGCGGATTCCGCGGACCATCGTTTCAACTTCTGGGAGTTCGGGCATAAGAGCATCATCTTCGGGCGAATTAAGGGGGCGAACGTCGTCTGTCTCTTGAAGAACCTGATGGTCGTCAAATGCGTTTCATCAGAACATTCGGAATAAACCTCACAACGCTTGTAGCTTCTTAAGGAATTGTATCGACTGTTCTCATTCTTTTGACCCGTTTGAACAGTCTCCAGAGTACCGATAAACTTTCCTCAAAAGTTCTTGACGTGTGCATGACATAAGACGATGCTAGGAAATGGTGTCGGTTCACATGTTTAATCGTATGCACTGATATTCTACCGTCGCGACCCTTCTACCATTCCGTTGGAGTGACTGAACAATGAGATTTGAAATACTAAAACAACGCACATGGTCCGCAATGCAAATTGCGGCAGTATTGACGATGAGCGTTGTGTTCAATGTCCCGGTGTTCGCTCAGGATGCAGATGTCGCAGAGGGATTCTTTGCAGCTGGCGAATTTGCCGCTGGAAATGAAGCGACAACGCGACGAACGGCGGTTGTCGAGAAAGCTCGGCGTCAGACCCTTCAAGGGGGGACCGGAGCCGATTTCGATTCACTGATTGAATTGATTCAGGATCAGACGTCCGGACCTTGGTTCGAGATCGAGCAAGAAGGGGGAACAATCAGCGAGTTCGAAAGTGGAGTTCGTGTTGATCCAAACGGCGTTCTTGCAATGACTTCGAAGAAAGACCTGAGCGGCGTTCTGGCTGCAATGGGTATTAAGGCTCGCAAAGCTGCCTTGAATGAAGAGATGGCACGCCAGTCAAACTTGCGTCTCGTTTCACTGACTCGACTCGAAAAATTGATCGCTGAGCGAATCGCTAGCGGCAAGCCTGTTTTGGAATCGAT from Thalassoglobus polymorphus includes the following:
- a CDS encoding protein kinase domain-containing protein codes for the protein MLNWQELIAQRLQGQSLPQLPSRIQIPRPPQCIAEFLQLVDRPSTPLNELALLIEKDSEIATSVLRIVNGSQMMLRERVSSISRAIGILGLQRCKMLVMSAAIQASMSKCSGSHKQMRNLLLESQERALYARRVCGMTGGDPEVAYISALLQDLLLPHLMEAHSELYETYRPEKNRLVELENGQLNGDHSIFTAALLSQWNFADGVVASVVMHHSHDEILRNELLVRSEIGAVAVSGLLPGTFQQEPKGISLLMEYQKQIPEFDFLQAAADVDEELTTLIGTSPMRTTLGDRLSRLACAAIQENQEQVSWVERTLGSYTLEEKIGQGGVGVVYRARHSMLRRPAAVKMLKTATLSQQVLERFEVEAHITSELSSPHTVQVYDYGMTSDGTLYYVMEYLKGMSLSELVANYGPLPEDRVIHLLCQVCGSLAEAHSKGLVHRDIKAENIALTVCGGAHDFVKVLDFGLVAVKDEIPDLPDSCKIMGTPAYMAPEAIQAPDLVDERTDLYALGAVAYFCITGKLLFENLTLPQLLRAQVAETPKFGEMPCSDEFRAIIQSCLQKKSADRPQGVMELASQLGRCQAANSWSFEEAQQWWKEHVDSSRKNASHVLIPSLETQLAPTKDQDETVIFSD
- the mutM gene encoding bifunctional DNA-formamidopyrimidine glycosylase/DNA-(apurinic or apyrimidinic site) lyase, coding for MPELPEVETMVRGIRPAMQGYKLVELRACPCTKKPLSVTPALNEFTQRVRGQKVEAVERKAKRIVIRFKEDVIVFEPRMTGLALLSDPPSLEHLRFEFCLSRGKQKQSVWIWDRRGLGTLRLMSHQEFDVALGEHVLGPDALEISVDELLARLKETKRAIKVALLDQKLVAGVGNLYASEILHEARISPKTEAAKLSRQRVDRIHKAMNRILHEAIQYEGSTLNDGTYRNALNQNGSYQNKHCVYAKEGEPCKTCETSSIRRIVQAQRSTFYCPKCQKR